Proteins co-encoded in one Longimicrobium sp. genomic window:
- the pdxH gene encoding pyridoxamine 5'-phosphate oxidase, with protein MRETGVTTAEFGEPFRRFGELFARARQTDMHEPTAMALATATAGGRPSARMVLLKEFDERGFVFYTNLGSRKAGELEANPYAALCFHWQPMEVQVRIEGRVEPVGSEEADAYFASRPRGSRIGALASKQSTRLDAYDVLVERVKEIEAKYEGREIPRPPFWSGYRVIPDRIEFWFGRPSRLHEREQYTLKGGDPPEWTKELLYP; from the coding sequence GTGAGGGAGACGGGGGTGACGACGGCGGAGTTCGGCGAGCCGTTCCGCCGCTTCGGCGAGCTGTTCGCCCGCGCGCGGCAGACGGACATGCACGAGCCCACCGCGATGGCGCTGGCCACGGCCACCGCCGGCGGGCGGCCGAGCGCGCGGATGGTGCTGCTGAAGGAGTTCGACGAGCGCGGCTTCGTCTTCTACACCAACCTGGGCAGCCGCAAGGCGGGCGAGCTCGAGGCCAATCCGTACGCCGCGCTTTGCTTCCACTGGCAGCCGATGGAGGTGCAGGTCCGCATCGAAGGCCGTGTCGAGCCGGTGGGCTCGGAAGAGGCGGACGCGTACTTCGCCAGCCGTCCGCGTGGCTCGCGCATCGGCGCGTTGGCGTCGAAGCAGAGCACGCGCCTCGACGCGTACGACGTACTGGTGGAGCGGGTGAAGGAGATCGAGGCGAAGTACGAGGGCCGGGAGATCCCCCGTCCGCCGTTCTGGTCCGGCTACCGGGTGATCCCGGATCGCATCGAGTTCTGGTTCGGCCGCCCCAGCCGCCTCCACGAGCGCGAGCAATACACCCTCAAGGGTGGTGATCCGCCGGAGTGGACGAAGGAGCTGCTGTACCCGTGA
- a CDS encoding 5'-nucleotidase C-terminal domain-containing protein gives MPFPRSTLRAGALAALLAIPAAAAAQRAAPAVTVLQLNDVYRVDAVENGRAGGIGRVVTLAQQAKAGGADVLVLHAGDAIAPSLESRYFAGQQMIDALNYLAGVAPIVFVPGNHEFDERRPGMVADAIKASRFPWLAGNVVLATGDSAADRRVGRDTVITTASGLRLGIFTLTFLDSPRDYARPDSAFVQDAERMIRSLESRGADVIVGLTHLAHETDRQISRLRRTHPRFAWICGGHEHFRIVDPGTDNTALITKGESNARGIWRVTLSRSGRRATARAEAVEVDSTIAIDPGYQRQVTEKWAAQLREKVPFMDAVIGRSDSLMDASEETVRNAESAWGNWLADQMRTAFPTAPADVAVLNGGALRIDDVFGGTIRWEHLARTFGFPTRVGLVSLRGRDLRETVLERSVSGGRGEGRFLQVSGLKVRFDRSRPEGQRILDVQVQRGGAWAPLADDSVYVVAVPDYLYSGGDGYTFNQRAISKVPPGPDLKLAAFDALTAAFARGQPITPRVEGRLVDATPRELQN, from the coding sequence ATGCCTTTCCCTCGATCGACCCTACGCGCCGGCGCGCTGGCCGCCCTGCTGGCGATCCCCGCGGCTGCGGCCGCGCAGCGCGCCGCGCCGGCGGTGACCGTGCTGCAGCTGAACGACGTGTACCGCGTGGACGCGGTGGAGAACGGGCGCGCGGGCGGCATCGGCCGCGTCGTGACCCTGGCGCAGCAGGCGAAGGCGGGCGGCGCGGACGTGCTGGTGCTGCACGCGGGCGACGCCATCGCGCCGTCGCTGGAGAGCCGCTACTTCGCCGGCCAGCAGATGATCGACGCGCTGAACTACCTGGCCGGCGTGGCGCCGATCGTCTTCGTCCCCGGCAACCACGAGTTCGACGAGCGCCGGCCCGGGATGGTGGCGGACGCGATCAAGGCGTCGCGCTTCCCGTGGCTCGCCGGCAACGTCGTCCTCGCGACGGGGGATTCGGCGGCGGACCGGCGCGTGGGGCGCGACACCGTGATCACCACCGCCAGCGGGCTCCGGCTGGGGATCTTCACCCTCACCTTCCTCGATTCGCCGCGCGACTACGCGCGGCCGGACTCGGCGTTCGTGCAGGACGCGGAGCGGATGATCCGCTCCCTCGAGTCGCGCGGCGCGGACGTGATCGTCGGGCTCACGCACCTGGCGCACGAGACGGATCGCCAGATCAGCCGGCTGCGCCGCACGCACCCGCGCTTCGCGTGGATCTGCGGCGGGCACGAGCACTTCCGCATCGTCGATCCCGGCACGGACAACACGGCGCTGATCACCAAGGGCGAGTCGAACGCGCGCGGGATCTGGCGGGTGACGCTGTCGCGGAGCGGGCGGCGGGCCACGGCGCGCGCGGAGGCGGTGGAGGTCGATTCGACCATCGCCATCGACCCCGGCTACCAGCGGCAGGTGACGGAGAAGTGGGCGGCCCAGCTGCGCGAGAAGGTGCCGTTCATGGACGCGGTGATCGGCCGCAGCGACTCGCTGATGGACGCCTCGGAGGAGACGGTGCGCAACGCCGAGAGCGCGTGGGGGAACTGGCTGGCGGATCAGATGCGCACCGCCTTCCCCACCGCGCCGGCGGACGTGGCGGTGCTGAACGGCGGCGCGCTGCGCATCGACGACGTGTTCGGCGGCACGATCCGTTGGGAGCACCTGGCGCGCACCTTCGGCTTCCCCACGCGCGTGGGGCTGGTGTCGCTGCGCGGGCGCGACCTGCGCGAGACGGTGCTGGAGCGCTCCGTCTCCGGCGGGCGCGGCGAGGGTCGCTTCCTGCAGGTGAGCGGGCTGAAGGTGCGCTTCGACCGCAGCCGGCCCGAGGGGCAGCGCATCCTGGACGTGCAGGTGCAGCGCGGCGGCGCGTGGGCGCCGCTGGCGGACGACAGCGTGTACGTGGTCGCCGTCCCCGATTACCTGTACAGCGGCGGCGACGGCTACACCTTCAACCAGCGCGCGATCAGCAAGGTGCCGCCGGGGCCGGACCTGAAGCTGGCCGCCTTCGATGCGCTGACCGCCGCCTTCGCGCGCGGGCAGCCCATCACCCCGCGCGTCGAAGGCCGGCTCGTGGACGCAACGCCGCGCGAACTGCAAAACTGA
- a CDS encoding threo-3-hydroxy-L-aspartate ammonia-lyase, translating to MSTTETETVTLPTAADVRAAAERLRGHANPTPVMTSRTLDEMTGATVFLKCESFQRGGAFKFRGAFNAVSKLSDEERARGVLTYSSGNHAQAVALTGRLLGVKTVVVMPEDAPPPKIAGTRGYGAEVVLYDRAGRTREEIAAELQQERGMTLIPPYDHPDVIAGQGTAALELIAQTGPLDVVMTPCGGGGLLSGTALAAKSASPGCRVIGVEPELADDATRSFRTGTLQTTHNPPTIADGLRTPSLGRYTFPLVTRNVDEMRTVSEAQIVEAMRFLWTRMKLVIEPSGAVPVAALLADPAAFAGRRVGIVISGGNVDLASACDLFAREG from the coding sequence ATGTCGACGACTGAGACCGAGACCGTCACCCTCCCCACCGCCGCCGACGTGCGCGCGGCCGCCGAGCGCCTGCGCGGCCACGCCAACCCTACGCCGGTGATGACCAGCCGCACGCTGGACGAGATGACGGGCGCCACCGTTTTCCTCAAGTGCGAGAGCTTCCAGCGCGGCGGCGCGTTCAAGTTCCGCGGCGCGTTCAACGCCGTGTCGAAGCTGTCGGACGAGGAGCGCGCCCGCGGCGTGCTGACCTACTCGTCCGGCAACCACGCGCAGGCCGTGGCGCTCACCGGCCGGTTGCTCGGCGTGAAGACGGTGGTGGTGATGCCGGAGGACGCGCCGCCGCCCAAGATCGCGGGGACGCGCGGCTACGGCGCCGAGGTCGTGCTCTACGACCGCGCGGGACGGACGAGGGAGGAGATCGCCGCGGAGCTGCAGCAGGAGCGGGGGATGACGCTCATCCCCCCGTACGACCACCCGGACGTGATCGCCGGGCAGGGGACCGCCGCGCTGGAGCTGATCGCGCAGACGGGGCCGCTCGACGTGGTGATGACGCCCTGCGGCGGCGGCGGCCTGCTCAGCGGCACCGCGCTCGCGGCGAAGTCGGCCTCGCCCGGGTGCCGGGTGATCGGCGTGGAGCCCGAGCTGGCGGACGACGCCACGCGCTCCTTCCGCACCGGCACGCTGCAGACGACGCACAACCCGCCGACGATCGCGGACGGGCTGCGCACGCCGTCGCTGGGCCGCTACACCTTCCCGCTGGTCACGCGGAACGTCGACGAGATGCGCACGGTGAGCGAGGCGCAGATCGTGGAGGCGATGCGCTTCCTGTGGACGCGGATGAAGCTGGTGATCGAGCCCTCCGGCGCCGTTCCCGTGGCCGCGCTCCTGGCCGACCCCGCCGCGTTCGCCGGCCGGCGCGTGGGGATCGTGATCAGCGGCGGCAACGTCGACCTGGCCAGCGCCTGCGACCTCTTCGCGCGGGAGGGATGA
- a CDS encoding cation:proton antiporter produces MPLLSIAPPALPFTDPVLVVATATLVFLVVPLLFERFRVPGIIGLIVAGAAIGPHGAGLLARSNTIVLLGTVGLLYLMLLVGLELDLHQFARHRARSLGFGALSFLVPGAIGVGMATLLGYSLPSALLIGSVFSSHTLLAYPIASRLGIVRNGAVTAALGGTILTEVLALLLLAVVVKSRGGALDAAFWLELAIPFAIYVFAVMWGLPRLGRWFFRNVSTDGTTEFIFVLAALFAAAWFAHYGGVEPIIGALLAGLALNRLIPAQGALMSRIHFAGNAIFIPFFLLSVGMLVDVRVLRGRALAIAAALAAAVVAGKWLASFAAEKVFGWTADEGWTVFGLTVPHAAGTLAIVLVGFEAGMLDQTEVNGVVLVILVTCLAGPWAVARWGRKVALGEEERPYDPRAAPRRIVVALSKPETADMLMELAFILRGKGTDEPVHPLMVVRGEGDDAEAEVAEAEKVLAHAVVHAAAAEVPVVPLTRVDPNVAEGIARGVAETRGSLVVTGWSARRGPGQAMFGSVLDQLLQRTRQAAVAARITQPVNTTRRVVLVLPPAIERHPGFGEALRTVNLLASGAGAGSIAAVTVGGLPERLKALHARVKPAVPAAWERVETWGELLERLGGMLRPHDLVAVASARRGTLGWHPRLARLPERIAATYDGSMVLVFPAEPDLAAMDGAARISDALAPERVVRLGPISFVAAIGRLVEDVFDEDAAREVANVVVRNEQQFSSELVPGVVLPHVRLRGLPRPVLLLGVSREGVEFPRARHPARLIFLLVSPAERAEEHLRALAEIARLLSAPERVRELVDRFAPGTELDWLHVDD; encoded by the coding sequence TTGCCGCTGCTCTCCATCGCCCCGCCCGCGCTGCCGTTCACCGACCCCGTGCTGGTCGTCGCCACCGCGACGCTCGTCTTCCTCGTCGTCCCCCTCCTCTTCGAGCGCTTCCGCGTCCCCGGCATCATCGGGCTGATCGTGGCCGGCGCGGCCATCGGGCCGCACGGCGCGGGGCTGCTGGCGCGCAGCAACACCATCGTCCTGCTCGGCACGGTCGGGCTCCTCTACCTGATGCTGCTGGTGGGCCTGGAGCTCGATCTCCACCAGTTCGCCCGCCACCGCGCGCGGTCGCTCGGCTTCGGGGCGCTCAGCTTCCTCGTCCCCGGGGCGATCGGGGTGGGGATGGCGACGCTGCTGGGATATTCGCTTCCTTCCGCGCTGCTGATCGGCTCCGTCTTCTCCTCGCACACGCTGCTGGCCTACCCCATCGCCAGCCGGCTGGGGATCGTGCGCAACGGCGCGGTGACCGCCGCGCTCGGGGGGACGATCCTGACCGAGGTGCTGGCGCTCCTCCTGCTGGCCGTCGTGGTGAAGTCGCGCGGCGGGGCGCTGGACGCGGCGTTCTGGCTGGAGCTGGCGATCCCGTTCGCGATCTACGTCTTCGCGGTGATGTGGGGCTTGCCGCGGCTGGGGCGATGGTTCTTCCGCAACGTGAGCACGGACGGGACGACGGAGTTCATCTTCGTCCTGGCGGCGCTCTTCGCCGCCGCCTGGTTCGCGCACTACGGCGGCGTGGAGCCCATCATCGGCGCGCTGCTGGCGGGGCTGGCGCTCAACCGGCTGATCCCCGCGCAGGGGGCGCTGATGAGCCGCATCCACTTCGCCGGCAACGCCATCTTCATCCCCTTCTTCCTGCTGTCGGTGGGGATGCTGGTGGACGTGCGGGTGCTGCGGGGGCGCGCGCTGGCGATCGCCGCCGCGCTGGCCGCGGCCGTGGTCGCGGGGAAGTGGCTGGCGTCGTTCGCGGCCGAGAAGGTGTTCGGATGGACGGCGGACGAGGGATGGACCGTCTTCGGCCTGACCGTGCCCCACGCGGCGGGGACGCTGGCGATCGTCCTCGTCGGCTTCGAGGCGGGGATGCTGGACCAGACCGAGGTCAACGGCGTGGTGCTGGTGATCCTGGTCACCTGCCTGGCGGGACCCTGGGCCGTCGCCCGCTGGGGACGAAAGGTCGCGCTGGGCGAGGAGGAGCGGCCGTACGATCCGCGCGCGGCGCCGCGCCGCATCGTCGTGGCCCTGTCGAAGCCGGAGACGGCGGACATGCTGATGGAGCTGGCCTTCATCCTCCGCGGCAAGGGGACGGACGAGCCGGTGCACCCGCTGATGGTGGTGCGCGGCGAGGGCGACGACGCGGAGGCCGAGGTGGCCGAGGCGGAGAAGGTGCTCGCCCACGCCGTCGTGCACGCCGCCGCCGCGGAGGTGCCCGTGGTGCCGCTGACGCGGGTCGATCCCAACGTGGCGGAGGGGATCGCGCGCGGGGTGGCGGAGACGCGCGGGAGCCTGGTGGTGACCGGGTGGAGCGCGCGCCGCGGCCCGGGGCAGGCGATGTTCGGCTCGGTGCTCGACCAGCTTCTCCAGCGCACCCGCCAGGCCGCCGTCGCCGCGCGCATCACCCAGCCGGTGAACACCACGCGCCGCGTCGTCCTGGTCCTTCCCCCCGCCATCGAGCGCCACCCCGGCTTCGGCGAGGCGCTGCGCACGGTGAACCTGCTGGCCTCGGGCGCCGGCGCGGGATCGATCGCCGCGGTGACGGTGGGCGGCCTTCCCGAGCGGCTGAAGGCGCTGCACGCGCGGGTGAAGCCCGCCGTCCCCGCGGCGTGGGAGCGGGTGGAGACGTGGGGCGAGCTGCTGGAGCGGCTGGGCGGGATGCTGCGCCCGCACGACCTGGTGGCCGTCGCGTCGGCGCGGCGGGGGACGCTGGGGTGGCACCCGCGGCTGGCGCGGCTCCCCGAGCGCATCGCGGCGACGTACGACGGGTCGATGGTGCTGGTCTTTCCCGCGGAGCCCGACCTGGCGGCGATGGACGGCGCGGCGCGGATCTCCGACGCGCTGGCGCCGGAGCGCGTGGTGCGGCTGGGGCCGATCTCCTTCGTGGCGGCGATCGGACGGCTGGTGGAGGACGTGTTCGACGAGGACGCGGCGCGCGAGGTGGCCAACGTGGTCGTCCGCAACGAGCAGCAGTTCTCGTCGGAGCTCGTCCCCGGCGTCGTGCTCCCCCACGTGCGGCTGCGGGGGCTGCCGCGGCCGGTGCTGCTGCTGGGCGTCAGCCGCGAGGGCGTCGAGTTCCCTCGCGCGCGGCACCCCGCCCGCCTCATCTTTCTCCTCGTGAGCCCCGCCGAGCGCGCCGAGGAGCACCTGCGCGCGCTGGCCGAGATCGCCCGCCTGCTCAGCGCGCCCGAGCGCGTGCGCGAGCTGGTCGACCGATTCGCCCCCGGAACGGAGCTGGACTGGCTGCATGTCGACGACTGA
- a CDS encoding DUF2911 domain-containing protein, whose product MRASISILRRILPLAVVVAAAPAAAQAQPRILSPRDTVRFEVAPGQRIYVDYGRPSMRGRRIMGGLVPYGRVWRTGANAATTLITDVDLRIGTASVPKGTYTLYTLPTSTGWTLIVNRQTGQWGTQYEPGRDLVRIPMQVSTLGEPVEQFTIRLERGRGSAASTIAMEWENTRATVPFRVVAPAARRTGTGTRP is encoded by the coding sequence GTGCGCGCATCCATCTCCATCCTCCGCCGCATCCTGCCGCTGGCCGTGGTCGTGGCCGCCGCGCCCGCCGCGGCCCAGGCGCAGCCGCGCATCCTCAGCCCGCGCGACACCGTGCGCTTCGAGGTGGCGCCGGGGCAGCGCATCTACGTGGACTACGGGCGCCCGTCCATGCGCGGCCGCAGGATCATGGGCGGGCTGGTGCCGTATGGCCGTGTCTGGCGCACCGGCGCCAACGCCGCGACCACGCTGATTACCGACGTGGACCTGCGCATCGGCACCGCCAGCGTCCCCAAGGGGACGTACACGCTGTACACCCTCCCCACGTCCACCGGGTGGACGCTGATCGTCAACCGCCAGACGGGACAGTGGGGCACGCAGTACGAGCCTGGGCGCGACCTGGTGCGCATCCCCATGCAGGTGAGCACCCTGGGCGAGCCGGTGGAGCAGTTCACCATCAGGCTCGAGCGCGGCCGCGGCAGCGCAGCCAGCACGATTGCGATGGAGTGGGAGAACACGCGCGCCACCGTTCCCTTCCGGGTGGTGGCGCCGGCCGCGCGCCGCACCGGCACCGGGACGCGGCCGTGA
- a CDS encoding M28 family peptidase has translation MNRRSLPLAIAAIAIAAPRLAAQACPDAAAITRGVQAPLAHVRYLADDALGGRLSGTPAERCAGDYIAAQFRRLRLEPAGDSGTYFQSLPLVSAINPHAPGGTGRNVVAILRGGDPALAGEAVVIGAHYDHLGHGGQFSMAPGDSSIHNGADDNASGVAALLDIARRLASGPRPARTVVFVAFTGEEEGLLGSSFYTSHPAVPLERTRAMLNLDMVGRLATGPLIVYGVETADEWRALVDSAAAAEGVQVRGGGDGFGASDQTSFYAKGLPVLHFFTNVHADYHRPSDDWDKIDPRGLATVAGVVTRIARGVAGRPAALTFRRAAPPRQAGNVATPGYGAYLGSIPDFTPVPDGVKLSGVRAESPAEKAGIRAGDVIVRLGEMDVHDLQGLTDALRAHKPGDTVRIDVLRDGRRITVTATLGTRGGG, from the coding sequence ATGAACCGCCGTTCGCTCCCCCTCGCGATCGCCGCGATCGCGATCGCCGCGCCGCGGCTCGCCGCGCAGGCGTGCCCGGATGCGGCGGCGATCACCCGCGGCGTGCAGGCGCCGCTCGCTCATGTGAGATATCTCGCGGACGACGCGCTCGGGGGCCGTCTCTCGGGCACGCCGGCCGAGCGGTGCGCGGGGGATTACATCGCGGCGCAGTTCCGGCGGCTGCGGCTGGAGCCCGCGGGCGATTCGGGGACGTACTTCCAGTCGCTTCCGCTCGTCTCGGCCATCAACCCGCACGCGCCCGGCGGCACCGGCCGCAACGTCGTGGCCATTCTCCGCGGCGGCGACCCCGCGCTGGCGGGCGAGGCGGTGGTGATCGGCGCGCACTACGACCACCTGGGGCACGGCGGCCAGTTCTCCATGGCGCCTGGCGACTCGTCGATCCACAACGGCGCGGACGACAATGCGTCGGGCGTCGCGGCTCTCCTCGACATCGCTCGCCGCCTCGCGAGCGGGCCGCGGCCGGCGCGCACCGTCGTGTTCGTGGCGTTCACGGGAGAAGAAGAGGGGCTGCTCGGCTCGTCGTTCTACACCTCGCACCCGGCGGTTCCGCTGGAGCGCACGCGGGCGATGCTGAACCTGGACATGGTCGGCCGACTGGCGACGGGGCCGCTGATCGTGTACGGGGTGGAGACGGCGGACGAGTGGCGGGCGCTGGTCGACAGCGCGGCGGCGGCCGAGGGGGTGCAGGTGCGTGGTGGCGGCGACGGGTTCGGCGCCAGCGACCAGACCTCGTTCTACGCGAAGGGGCTGCCGGTGCTGCACTTCTTCACCAACGTGCACGCCGACTACCACCGCCCGTCGGACGACTGGGACAAGATCGACCCGCGCGGGCTGGCGACCGTGGCCGGCGTGGTGACGCGGATCGCGCGCGGCGTGGCGGGGCGGCCGGCGGCGCTCACCTTCCGGCGCGCGGCGCCGCCGCGGCAGGCGGGGAACGTGGCCACGCCGGGCTACGGTGCGTACCTGGGCTCCATCCCCGACTTCACCCCCGTGCCCGACGGGGTGAAGCTGAGCGGCGTGCGCGCCGAGTCGCCCGCCGAGAAGGCCGGCATCCGCGCCGGCGACGTGATCGTACGGCTGGGGGAGATGGATGTGCACGACCTGCAGGGCCTGACCGACGCACTCCGCGCGCACAAGCCCGGCGACACGGTGCGCATCGACGTCCTCCGCGACGGCCGGCGCATCACCGTGACGGCGACGCTCGGCACGCGCGGCGGGGGGTGA